From Oreochromis aureus strain Israel breed Guangdong linkage group 4, ZZ_aureus, whole genome shotgun sequence, a single genomic window includes:
- the unm_sa1261 gene encoding serine/threonine-protein kinase SBK1 yields MNSLPHGSRASIDILEELQLIAAQNLEKLDINKYYEIIRELGKGTYGKVDLVIHKIRGTKMALKFLKKKTTKLKSFLREYSISLYLSPCPFIINMYGIAFETDDYYIFAQEYAQAGDLFDIIPPQVGLPEAVAKRCVHQVAIALDYLHCKKLVHRDIKPENVLIFDRECRKVKLSDFGMTRRAGSPVKRVSGTIPYTAPELCDTSRHEGFCVDYSTDVWAFGVLLFCMLTGNFPWEKAMPNDAFYEEFVRWQRRRTAAVPSQWRRFTDEALRMFRRLLSIEQDRRCSVKEVFSYFNQCWMLDTENGNCNSSSGALASSAPPLDISSSSSEEDVLVDRLKQQSLSPACVAAKGGVMMDTQYSSMSTNSSPSSTGSYERVNRENNERGRILVTTPIEICV; encoded by the exons ATGAACTCCTTGCCTCACGGCTCCCGTGCCTCCATCGACATCCTGGAGGAGCTCCAGCTGATTGCTGCGCAGAATCTGGAAAAACTGGACATCAACAAGTACTACGAGATCATCCGTGAGCTGGGAAAGGGCACCTATGGAAAGGTGGACCTGGTCATCCACAAAATCAGAG GCACGAAAATGGCGCTAAAGTTTCTGAAGAAAAAGACCACCAAGCTGAAGAGCTTCCTGAGAGAGTACAGCATCTCCCTCTACCTGTCGCCCTGCCCGTTCATCATCAACATGTACGGGATCGCCTTCGAAACTGACGACTACTACATCTTTGCTCAGGAGTACGCGCAGGCGGGAGATCTGTTTGACATCATCCCTCCACAG GTGGGACTTCCTGAGGCGGTGGCGAAGCGCTGCGTGCACCAGGTGGCCATTGCTCTTGACTACCTGCACTGCAAGAAGCTGGTGCATCGTGACATCAAACCCGAGAACGTCCTCATTTTTGACCGAGAGTGCAGAAAGGTTAAGCTGTCAGACTTTGGCATGACACGACGCGCCGGATCGCCAGTGAAGCGCGTGAGCGGAACCATCCCGTACACGGCCCCGGAGCTGTGCGACACCTCCCGACACGAGGGGTTCTGCGTGGATTACAGCACAGACGTGTGGGCATTCGGGGTGCTGCTCTTCTGCATGCTGACAGGAAACTTCCCCTGGGAGAAGGCCATGCCCAACGATGCCTTCTACGAGGAGTTTGTCCGTTGGCAACGCCGTCGGACGGCCGCCGTGCCATCGCAGTGGCGCCGCTTCACCGATGAAGCCTTGCGAATGTTTCGTAGGCTCCTCTCCATCGAGCAGGATCGCCGCTGCTCTGTCAAAGAAGTCTTCAGTTACTTTAACCAGTGCTGGATGCTGGATACTGAGAACGGGAACTGTAATAGCAGCAGCGGGGCTTTGGCGAGTAGTGCGCCTCCTCTGGACATCAGCTCGTCATCATCAGAGGAGGATGTACTTGTGGACAGACTGAAGCAACAGAGCCTGTCGCCTGCCTGCGTGGCGGCAAAGGGAGGGGTCATGATGGACACCCAGTACTCCTCCATGTCCACCAACAGCTCGCCGTCCTCCACCGGCAGCTACGAGCGAGTCAACAGAGAAAACAACGAAAGAGGGCGCATCCTGGTGACCACGCCCATTGAGATCTGCGTGTAG